One segment of Primulina tabacum isolate GXHZ01 chromosome 6, ASM2559414v2, whole genome shotgun sequence DNA contains the following:
- the LOC142550177 gene encoding uncharacterized protein LOC142550177: MAPAELKELKEQLQELLDKKQVRPSVSPWGAPVLFVKKKDGSMRLFIDYRELNKITIKNKYPLPRIDDLFDQLKGAAVRAEDIPKTAFRTRYGHYEFTVIPFGLTNAPAAFMNLMNRVFKPFLDQFIVVFIDDILVYSSNEHDHEEHLRIALQTLRENELYAKFKKYHQSLKYLFTQKELNMRQRRWIELLKDYDLTISYHPSKANKVADALSRKNEIKITLASLSARPCLQETVKLNQDRDPELKKLKGQVESGKSQDLQIDDKGVLWMKGRLCVPDSDNLCQEILSEAHKSKFSVHPGSTKMYRDLKMNFKETWQNLSLNAKCVNRSKQSTNDLEDYCNLWKYPNGNGSISPWTL; this comes from the exons ATGGCGCCAGCTGAACTCAAGGAGTTAaaggaacaactccaagaattgctggACAAAAAGCAAGTGCGACCCAGTGTATCACCATGGGgagcaccagtactcttcgtaaagaagaaagatgggagtatGAGATTGTTCATCGACTATagagaactgaacaagatcaccatcaagaacaagtaccccCTCCCGAGGATTGACgacctatttgatcagcttAAGGGAGCCGCA gtcagAGCGGAAGATATCCCCAAAACAGCCTTTcggacaagatatgggcattatgagttcacCGTGATTCCGTTTGGGTTGACCAACGCGCCTGCAGCCTTCATGAACCTAATGAACAGAGTCTTCAAGCCATTCCTGGATCAGTTCATAGTggtatttattgacgacatcctcGTCTATTCTTCTAACGAACATGATCACGAAGAGCATCTCCGCATTGCACTTCAGACTTTGAGAGAGAATGAACTCTATGCtaagtttaagaaat atcaccaGAGTCTCAAGTACCtgttcacccaaaaagaactgaacatgaggcaaaggaGGTGGATCGAACTGCTGAAGGATTACGACCTAACTATCAGTTACCATCCAAGTAAAGCGAACAAGGTGGCCGATGCTCTGAGTCGGAAAAATGAGATCAAGATTACTCTGGCCTCACTCTCCGCGAGACCATGTCTGCAagagaccgtcaagttaaaccagGATCGAGATCCTGAGCTAAAGAAACTTAAGGGACAAGTCGAAAGCGGGAAGTCTCAAGATCTACAAATTGATGACAAAGGAGTcctgtggatgaaaggacgactgTGTGTACCAGACAGCGATAACCTTTGCCAAGAAATACTGTCAGAAGCACAcaagtcaaaattttcagtccatccagggagtacaaaaatgtacagGGACCTTAAGATGAATTTTAAAGAGACGTGGCAGAATTTGTCTCTAAATGCCAAATgtgtcaacaggtcaaagcagagcaccaaCGACCTGGAGGATTATTGCAACCTTTGGAAATAcccgaatggaaatgggagcatatctCCGTGGACTTTGTGA